Part of the Jatrophihabitans sp. GAS493 genome, ATCTCGCCGGCGCCGAGTTCGGCCGCTCGGGTCGCCCACTCGATGGCATCGATGCCGGTGCCGCGCCGTCCGCCGTGGGTGGTCACCTCGAAGCCGCTCGGTGTCAACGCGCTCTCCTCGGTGGCGAGGACGCGACGGGCGTCGACCGAGAGCACCAGGACTTGGTTTCCGAATCGGTGGGCGATCTCGCGCAGCAGCTCCGGTCGGGCGATCGCCGCAGTGTTGACACCGACCTTGTCGGCCCCGGCCCGCAGTAACGCGTCCACGTCCTCGACTGAGCGGACACCGCCGCCGACGGTCAACGGGATGAAGACCTGCTCGGCCGTGCGGCGCACCATGTCGTAGGTCGTCTCGCGCTGCGAGGAGGACGCGGTGATGTCGAGGAACGTCAGCTCGTCGGCGCCCTCGTCGTTGTATCGGCGAGCCAGCTCAACCGGGTCCCCGGCGTCACGCAGATCAGCGAAGTTGACTCCCTTGACCACGCGACCGGCGTCGACGTCCAGACAGGGGATGACTCGTACCGCGACAGACATTCCTCAAGTCTCCCATTCGTGCTGAACTCAGAAAGGCAACCGGCGCGCGCTAGCGGACCGAATCAAGCGCTTCGGGCAGCGTGAAGGCGCCGGCGTAGAGCGCCTTCCCGACGATCGCCCCCTCGACTCCGAGGTCGGTCAGCGCAGCGATGGCCCGCAGGTCATCCAGCGAGGAGACTCCCCCGCTGGCCACGACGGGCTTGTCGGTGGCCGCGCAGACATTGCGC contains:
- the hisF gene encoding imidazole glycerol phosphate synthase subunit HisF, which produces MSVAVRVIPCLDVDAGRVVKGVNFADLRDAGDPVELARRYNDEGADELTFLDITASSSQRETTYDMVRRTAEQVFIPLTVGGGVRSVEDVDALLRAGADKVGVNTAAIARPELLREIAHRFGNQVLVLSVDARRVLATEESALTPSGFEVTTHGGRRGTGIDAIEWATRAAELGAGEILLNSMDADGTKNGYDLELITLARAAVGVPVIASGGAGDVGDFLPAVAAGADAVLAASVFHFGEIKIGEVKAALRAGGIPTR